In Oryzias melastigma strain HK-1 linkage group LG16, ASM292280v2, whole genome shotgun sequence, a single genomic region encodes these proteins:
- the tpbgb gene encoding trophoblast glycoprotein b → MSGFDIRLRTLKPGPMVLLFVLAFVLSCHCCPDKCVCSLPTVKCQNRGLDAVPNSIPAKTKVLFLTGNNISNISRASFPTRLELLTDLYLSGNNMKHVEAMVFDNLPNLSRLDLSNNSFLTFDENAFPQDNNLQFLNLSRSFLNHSFADVVLDFLHSANLPHLNTLDLSNNDLVILLDGVFSSLSNLTSLSLQNSSLISVQNVTLKSPQLRDLDLRNNSLRALDSTTLLDLSVKPDLQLQLTGNPWRCDCIIDEMLMWLKNSTQVTDKQDLTCAEPESLRHQPLLQVELSQLKCSSDMERVLETSYVFLGLVLALIGVIFLLVLYLNRKGIKRWMYNIRDACRDHMEGYHYRYEINSDPRLANLSINSDV, encoded by the coding sequence ATGAGCGGGTTTGACATCCGACTGAGAACACTCAAGCCCGGCCCGATGGTTTTACTTTTCGTCCTCGCCTTCGTGCTGTCCTGTCACTGCTGTCCGGACAAGTGTGTGTGCTCCTTACCGACTGTGAAATGCCAAAACCGAGGCCTGGACGCAGTTCCAAATTCCATCCCGGCCAAAACCAAAGTCCTCTTCCTCACAGGaaacaacatttcaaacattagTAGAGCTTCTTTCCCGACTCGCCTGGAACTCCTAACAGATCTGTATCTCAGCGGGAACAACATGAAGCATGTGGAAGCAATGGTATTTGACAACCTGCCAAACCTTTCCAGGCTGGACTTAAGCAACAACAGTTTCCTGACTTTCGATGAAAATGCTTTCCCTCAAGACAATAACTTGCAGTTTTTAAACCTAAGCAGGTCTTTTCTCAACCATTCTTTTGCCGATGTTGTCTTAGATTTCCTCCACAGCGCAAACCTCCCTCATCTGAACACTTTGGACCTGTCCAATAACGACCTGGTGATTCTTCTAGATGGCGTCTTCAGCAGCCTCTCCAACCTGACCTCCCTCAGCCTGCAGAACAGCTCTCTCATCAGCGTCCAGAATGTGACGCTGAAGTCGCCCCAGCTTCGTGACCTTGACCTGAGGAACAACAGCCTGAGAGCTCTGGACAGCACCACCCTGCTAGACCTCTCCGTCAAGCCTGACCTCCAGCTTCAGCTGACCGGGAATCCCTGGCGCTGCGACTGCATCATCGACGAAATGCTGATGTGGCTGAAGAACTCCACTCAGGTGACGGACAAGCAGGACCTCACGTGTGCGGAGCCCGAGTCTCTGAGGCATCAGCCTctgctgcaggtggagctgTCTCAGCTGAAGTGCTCCAGTGACATGGAGCGAGTGCTGGAGACTTCCTACGTTTTCCTGGGACTAGTGCTCGCACTGATCGGCGTCATATTCCTGCTGGTGCTATACCTGAACAGAAAGGGCATCAAGAGGTGGATGTACAACATCCGGGATGCCTGCAGGGACCACATGGAGGGTTATCATTACAGGTATGAGATCAACTCCGACCCGCGTTTGGCCAACCTGAGCATCAACTCGGACGTGTGA